From Cellulophaga lytica DSM 7489, a single genomic window includes:
- a CDS encoding response regulator, translating to MNILFIEDDMIETMKLKRTISKLQLKHNITEAKNGEEALDILQSGNTLPDIILLDLNMPRMSGTEFLSVLKADEKLKFLPTIVLTTSENRADLLECYRIGIAGYVIKPLKYEDYETKLQSVLNYWDNNELVKG from the coding sequence ATGAATATTTTATTTATTGAAGACGACATGATCGAGACGATGAAGCTGAAGAGAACGATCTCTAAACTTCAATTAAAACACAACATTACCGAAGCAAAAAACGGTGAGGAAGCTCTAGATATACTACAATCTGGAAATACATTACCAGATATAATTTTGTTAGATTTAAATATGCCAAGAATGAGTGGCACTGAGTTTTTAAGTGTTTTAAAGGCAGATGAAAAGCTTAAATTTTTACCAACAATAGTATTAACTACATCAGAAAATAGAGCAGATTTATTAGAATGTTATAGAATAGGAATTGCAGGTTATGTAATAAAGCCTCTAAAATATGAGGATTATGAAACCAAATTACAAAGTGTTTTAAACTACTGGGACAACAATGAACTAGTAAAAGGCTAG
- a CDS encoding PD-(D/E)XK nuclease family protein, with the protein MQSFLEETLLTIIKKEGSLENLIFVLPSKRAGTFLKNAISKHTSSTIFAPEIQSIEDFVENISGLAYASSTQQLFELYKAYTTTVKGEQDTFYAFSKWGTTLLQDFNEIDRYLVDTKKIFSHLNAVQEINHWTVEKDKSTIITNYMAFWNSLEELYTAFNTSLKQDGLGHQGLVYREACANLNAYIQSTSKQKHLFIGFNALNTAEELIIQTILENTNAEIYWDLDEYFYSDPVHDAGFFIRQFSKQWYYFKDKPLQVTNGNYLTPKNITITGVPKNVSQAKYIGSVLGKLYNDKKSMLTNTAVVLGDETLLNPLINAIPEEINGINITMGFPLHKSPLESLFSQLFDLYIRKDEKGWYYQHVTTVLNHPYIQLLFATEDNTINAADAICNQIKSRNWIYVDVAKLQLISSTSNLDLLFYKSNLTVPVFIKKCLALILAVKEKINAEGNGLELEYLYRFHQLFNQLNNLVVKYPFLNDLQSLFGLYKELLSSETLDFKGEPLKGLQIMGMLESRNLDFETVLLTSVNEGILPSGKSNNSFIPFDIKKMYGLPTYKEKDAVYTYHFYRLLQRAKNIHLVYNTEPDVLEGGEVSRLIRQLLADSNISNYITETIAFPEIKSPKKKVVSIQKDAHLMELIKGIAAYGFSPTSLSNYIRNPLDFYKKNILKINELEEVEETVAANTFGTIVHETLDELYQPFVNTFLEAEQLKALLPKINSTVRKHFAIHYKNVSLEEGKNLIAFNVVLKYVENFIKLEIESAKKHKIKIIGLELSLKTAINVPGVNFPVHIKGKLDRIDEIDGVLRVIDYKTGKVEQRNLNLSNWEDIVEEYDKSKAFQLLCYAYMYNHLVPVDKVEAGIFSFKNIKAGILKFSENKNSIITQDTLLKFTKELHKLVGAICDPDQPFVAKEIK; encoded by the coding sequence ATGCAAAGCTTTTTAGAAGAAACACTACTTACAATTATTAAAAAAGAAGGTTCATTAGAGAACCTTATTTTTGTTTTACCAAGTAAACGTGCAGGTACGTTTCTTAAAAATGCAATTTCTAAACATACCAGCAGCACAATATTTGCTCCAGAAATACAGAGTATTGAAGATTTTGTAGAAAACATTTCTGGCTTAGCTTATGCGTCTAGTACACAGCAACTTTTTGAGCTTTATAAAGCTTACACAACTACAGTAAAAGGAGAACAAGACACTTTTTATGCGTTTTCTAAATGGGGAACTACGCTACTACAAGATTTTAATGAAATTGATAGGTATTTGGTAGATACCAAAAAAATATTTTCACACTTAAATGCAGTACAAGAAATTAATCATTGGACTGTAGAAAAGGATAAGAGTACCATTATTACCAATTATATGGCTTTTTGGAACTCATTAGAGGAGCTGTATACAGCTTTTAATACATCATTAAAGCAAGATGGTCTGGGCCACCAAGGATTAGTATACAGAGAGGCTTGTGCTAATTTAAATGCTTATATACAAAGCACCAGTAAACAAAAACATCTTTTTATTGGTTTTAATGCTCTAAATACTGCTGAAGAATTAATTATACAAACCATACTAGAAAATACAAACGCAGAAATTTATTGGGATTTAGACGAGTATTTTTATAGTGACCCTGTGCATGATGCTGGCTTTTTTATTCGTCAGTTTAGCAAACAATGGTACTACTTTAAAGACAAGCCCTTACAAGTTACTAATGGCAATTATTTAACACCAAAAAATATAACTATTACAGGTGTTCCTAAAAATGTATCTCAGGCAAAATATATAGGTAGTGTTTTGGGTAAATTGTATAATGATAAAAAAAGTATGTTAACCAATACAGCAGTTGTATTAGGAGATGAAACACTTTTAAATCCATTAATAAATGCCATACCAGAAGAAATAAATGGCATTAACATAACAATGGGTTTTCCGTTACATAAATCGCCTTTAGAGAGTTTATTTTCACAGTTGTTTGACCTTTATATACGTAAAGATGAAAAAGGTTGGTACTACCAGCATGTAACAACTGTACTAAACCACCCATATATACAATTATTGTTTGCAACAGAAGACAATACAATAAATGCTGCAGATGCAATATGCAACCAAATTAAGAGTAGAAACTGGATTTATGTAGACGTAGCCAAACTGCAATTAATTAGTAGTACAAGTAATTTAGACTTACTTTTTTATAAGTCAAACTTAACTGTTCCTGTTTTTATTAAAAAATGCTTAGCACTTATTTTAGCTGTAAAAGAAAAAATAAACGCAGAGGGTAACGGGTTAGAGTTAGAGTATTTATACAGATTTCATCAATTGTTTAACCAGCTAAATAATTTAGTGGTTAAATACCCTTTTTTAAATGATTTGCAGTCGCTCTTTGGTTTATATAAAGAGTTATTATCTAGTGAAACTTTAGACTTTAAAGGAGAGCCTTTAAAAGGTTTGCAAATTATGGGAATGCTAGAAAGTAGAAATCTAGATTTTGAAACCGTATTATTAACATCTGTAAATGAGGGCATTTTGCCTTCAGGTAAATCTAACAATTCTTTTATTCCTTTTGATATTAAAAAGATGTATGGTTTACCTACCTATAAAGAAAAAGATGCCGTTTATACGTATCATTTCTACAGACTTCTTCAACGTGCCAAAAACATACATTTGGTGTACAATACAGAACCAGATGTTTTAGAGGGAGGCGAGGTTAGTAGGCTTATTAGGCAATTGTTAGCAGATAGTAATATATCAAACTATATTACAGAAACTATTGCTTTTCCTGAAATAAAATCACCCAAAAAGAAAGTTGTTTCTATACAAAAAGATGCTCATTTAATGGAACTAATTAAAGGCATTGCTGCTTATGGTTTTTCTCCAACATCACTATCAAACTATATTAGAAATCCTTTAGATTTTTATAAAAAAAACATTTTAAAAATTAATGAGCTAGAAGAGGTTGAAGAAACAGTTGCTGCTAATACCTTTGGTACAATTGTACATGAAACTTTAGACGAGCTATACCAGCCGTTTGTAAATACTTTTTTAGAAGCTGAACAATTAAAAGCGTTACTGCCAAAAATAAATAGCACAGTACGTAAACATTTTGCTATACATTATAAAAATGTAAGTTTAGAAGAAGGTAAAAATTTAATAGCCTTTAACGTAGTTTTAAAATATGTAGAAAACTTTATTAAATTAGAAATTGAAAGTGCTAAAAAACATAAAATTAAAATTATAGGCTTAGAACTGTCTTTAAAAACAGCTATTAATGTACCTGGAGTAAATTTTCCTGTTCATATAAAAGGTAAATTAGACAGAATTGATGAGATAGATGGTGTTTTGCGTGTTATAGATTATAAAACAGGTAAAGTAGAGCAAAGAAACCTTAATTTAAGCAACTGGGAAGACATTGTAGAAGAGTATGATAAAAGCAAAGCTTTTCAATTATTGTGTTATGCTTATATGTATAATCATTTGGTTCCTGTAGATAAAGTAGAAGCAGGAATTTTTTCTTTTAAAAATATTAAGGCAGGTATATTAAAGTTTTCAGAGAATAAAAATTCTATAATTACACAGGACACTTTACTTAAATTTACAAAAGAATTGCATAAATTAGTAGGTGCAATTTGTGATCCAGACCAGCCATTTGTAGCTAAAGAGATAAAATAA
- a CDS encoding OmpA family protein, protein MKNLSKLMLVALLLVGVNNIQAQDENNPWQISFGVNAVDMYPTNDEDAVYPTGELFDEYFNATDHWNILPSISYIGVSRSVGNGFSVGVRGSLNRIENLGDWSADDLSYYGLDGAIKYAFLKNTTIDPFVEIGGGYTWVDEIGSGTVNGGIGVNVWFSENIGLTLQTGYKHGFEDYSVKHFQHLAGLAIKFGGADTDGDGVYDKDDACPEVAGLEAFNGCPDADGDGIEDSKDACPNEAGSKEMNGCPDADGDGIADKDDACPNEAGTAALNGCPDADGDGVADKDDKCPSEAGPAANNGCPWEDKDKDGVLDKDDKCPEVAGTVANNGCPEVTEEVQKKLNDYARTILFDTGKSSIKAESTAVMVDIITILKEYPNAKFTVEGHTDSVGSATLNQKLSESRALSVKEFLVEKGIGEFRLSAVGYGEDKPIATNKTRAGRKQNRRVEINLVK, encoded by the coding sequence ATGAAAAATCTTAGCAAATTAATGCTTGTTGCCTTACTACTAGTAGGGGTAAACAACATACAAGCGCAAGACGAAAATAATCCTTGGCAGATTAGCTTTGGTGTAAACGCAGTTGATATGTACCCAACTAATGATGAGGATGCCGTTTACCCTACAGGAGAATTGTTTGATGAGTACTTTAACGCTACTGATCACTGGAACATTCTTCCTTCTATCTCTTATATTGGAGTTTCTAGATCTGTAGGTAATGGTTTCTCTGTAGGAGTTAGAGGTTCTTTAAATAGAATTGAAAACTTAGGAGACTGGTCAGCTGATGATCTATCTTACTACGGTTTAGATGGTGCAATTAAATATGCATTCTTAAAAAACACAACAATTGATCCTTTCGTTGAAATCGGTGGTGGTTACACGTGGGTTGATGAAATTGGATCTGGTACTGTAAATGGTGGTATTGGTGTTAACGTATGGTTCTCTGAGAACATAGGTTTAACATTACAAACTGGTTACAAGCACGGATTTGAAGATTACAGCGTTAAACATTTCCAACACTTAGCTGGTCTTGCTATCAAATTTGGTGGTGCTGATACAGATGGTGACGGTGTTTATGACAAAGATGATGCTTGTCCAGAAGTTGCTGGTTTAGAAGCTTTCAACGGTTGTCCTGATGCTGATGGTGATGGTATCGAAGACAGCAAAGATGCTTGTCCTAACGAAGCTGGATCTAAAGAAATGAACGGTTGTCCTGATGCTGATGGTGATGGTATTGCTGATAAAGATGATGCTTGTCCTAATGAAGCAGGTACTGCTGCATTAAACGGTTGTCCTGATGCTGATGGTGACGGTGTTGCTGATAAAGATGACAAATGTCCTTCTGAAGCTGGTCCTGCTGCAAACAACGGATGTCCTTGGGAAGATAAAGATAAAGATGGTGTTTTAGATAAGGATGATAAATGTCCAGAGGTTGCTGGTACTGTTGCTAACAACGGTTGTCCTGAAGTAACTGAAGAAGTTCAGAAAAAATTAAATGATTACGCTAGAACTATCTTATTTGATACAGGTAAATCTTCTATCAAAGCTGAGTCTACTGCTGTTATGGTAGATATCATTACTATCTTAAAAGAGTACCCTAACGCTAAGTTTACTGTTGAAGGTCATACTGATAGTGTAGGTTCTGCTACTTTAAACCAGAAGTTATCTGAGTCTAGAGCTCTTTCTGTAAAAGAATTTTTAGTAGAAAAAGGAATTGGAGAATTTAGATTATCTGCTGTAGGTTACGGTGAAGATAAGCCAATTGCTACTAACAAAACTAGAGCTGGTAGAAAGCAAAACAGAAGAGTTGAAATCAACTTAGTAAAATAA
- the kbl gene encoding glycine C-acetyltransferase, producing MYGKIKEHLQEELDAIKEAGLYKTERIITSPQDAVIKISTGEEVINFCANNYLGLSSHPDVVQAAKDAMDTHGFGMSSVRFICGTQDIHKELEQKVANFYGTEDTILYAAAFDANGGVFEPLLTAEDAIISDSLNHASIIDGVRLCKAKRYRYANNDMADLEKQLKQANEDGSRFKIIVTDGVFSMDGLLAPLDKICDLADKYDALVMIDECHSAGFIGETGRGTLEEKGVLDRIDIITGTLGKALGGAMGGYTTGKKEIIEILRQRSRPYLFSNSLAPAIVGASIKVFDMLDKDTTLRDKLAENTAYFKKRMKAAGLDIIDGDSAIVPVMLYDAKLSQKMADMLLDRGIYVIGFFFPVVPKGKARIRVQLSAAHKKEHLDQAIAAFTEVGKELGII from the coding sequence ATGTACGGAAAAATTAAAGAACACTTACAAGAAGAACTAGACGCAATAAAAGAAGCAGGTCTATACAAAACAGAGCGTATTATAACGTCTCCACAAGATGCTGTTATAAAAATATCTACAGGAGAAGAAGTTATAAATTTTTGTGCAAACAACTATTTAGGGTTGTCTTCTCATCCAGATGTTGTGCAAGCAGCAAAAGATGCTATGGATACACACGGTTTTGGAATGTCATCTGTACGTTTTATTTGTGGTACACAAGATATACATAAAGAGTTAGAGCAAAAAGTAGCTAATTTTTATGGTACAGAAGATACCATATTATACGCAGCAGCTTTTGATGCTAATGGTGGTGTTTTTGAACCTTTATTAACTGCAGAAGACGCTATAATATCAGATTCATTAAATCATGCTTCAATTATAGATGGTGTACGTTTATGTAAAGCAAAGCGATATAGATATGCTAATAATGATATGGCAGATTTAGAAAAGCAACTTAAACAAGCTAATGAAGACGGATCTAGATTTAAAATAATAGTTACAGATGGAGTTTTCTCTATGGATGGTTTATTGGCGCCATTAGATAAAATATGTGATTTAGCAGATAAGTATGATGCATTGGTAATGATTGATGAATGCCATTCTGCCGGATTTATAGGAGAAACAGGTCGCGGAACACTAGAAGAAAAAGGAGTTTTAGACCGTATAGATATTATTACAGGTACTTTAGGAAAAGCACTAGGTGGTGCAATGGGAGGCTATACTACGGGTAAAAAAGAAATTATAGAAATTTTAAGACAACGCTCTAGACCATATTTATTTTCTAATTCCTTAGCTCCTGCAATTGTAGGTGCATCTATTAAGGTTTTTGATATGCTAGATAAAGACACCACCTTAAGAGATAAGTTGGCAGAAAATACGGCATATTTTAAAAAAAGAATGAAAGCAGCTGGATTAGATATTATAGACGGAGATTCTGCCATAGTGCCAGTAATGCTGTATGATGCCAAGCTTTCTCAAAAAATGGCTGATATGCTTTTGGATAGAGGTATTTACGTAATAGGATTTTTCTTTCCTGTAGTGCCAAAAGGTAAAGCAAGAATAAGAGTTCAGTTATCTGCAGCGCATAAAAAAGAGCATTTAGACCAAGCAATTGCAGCTTTTACCGAGGTTGGAAAAGAACTTGGAATCATTTAA
- a CDS encoding UvrD-helicase domain-containing protein has product METSPYKIYSASAGSGKTYTLAKEYLKIILSSATAKSYRQILAITFTNKAVNEMKQRILDNLYAFSKVDEENKPSDLFLDVAKELNVSTEELQKRAKQVHKSILHNYAFFDISTIDKFTHRLIRTFAKDLKIPQNFEVVLDIELLLSEAVERLLAKAGTDKLLTSTLLEFTFEKIDDDKSWDISFDLNKVGKMLFNENNIEHLKSFKTKSITNFLELKKTLSSTIKNLEDAAIQKAKTVDILIQTEGIDVADFPRQTLPNHFKKIVEGEFSLLKLYKNKLGENLEQGKIFKATVKNAPDHIAPMLLEIYNSVKNTIYQRAMYKNVYANLVPLTVLNEIQKEINAICKERDQLTLASFNAIISKEIKNQPAPFIYERLGEKYRHYFVDEFQDTSELQWQNLIPLIGNALESLDDYGKKGSLLLVGDAKQAIYRWRGGKAEQFIKLTNKEELPYVLEPKTTELPRNYRSYSEIINFNNNFFTITSNLLNNTAYADLYVSGNKQEINTKTGGLVTLSFIPNEKEEQDNDLYCESVLETITALTSEKKYNYKDICILVRSNNHSYVLADFLTSKEIPVISSESLLLKSSEKVSFLLNLLTYSTQPKDKDTAYEILYFLAEKGEDTHQFIQKHLNSLEEFLLQQYGFAIDKLKQLSVFDAFEKAIHQFKLAETSDAYLISLMDEVLDGEQKDGVSAQTFLTYWDKKKDKLSLKAPDNINAVQIMTVHKSKGLEFPIVIFPFANSFIYGKDEKIWLPVDPEQFNGFSEVLVTKKQEMEQYGDLAAKLFLDEHSKQELDAFNVLYVALTRAVKALYIISKKELNTKGEPSVNKYSGLFIKYLQQLGLWSDTQLTYSFGNLQIAEESTAKVEKLNHINYQYSTKDRPSFKILTKSGMLWETGRDVALEKGNLIHLLLSYVKTKKDVDKAISIVIRDGHLTPLDVAVTKQKVLTIIEHPDLAKYYKEGNIVKNEKDIITAEGLLLRPDRVVINTNNEATVIDYKTGTPNNSYHQQVNSYAYALEAMNYKVVSKIIVYINDNITPEFII; this is encoded by the coding sequence TTGGAAACTTCGCCTTACAAAATATACAGTGCATCTGCAGGTTCTGGTAAAACGTATACCTTGGCCAAGGAATACCTTAAAATAATTTTATCTTCTGCAACAGCAAAAAGTTACAGACAAATATTAGCCATTACATTTACCAATAAGGCTGTTAATGAAATGAAACAGCGAATTTTAGATAATTTGTATGCTTTTAGTAAAGTAGATGAAGAGAATAAGCCATCAGACTTATTTTTAGATGTTGCTAAAGAGCTAAATGTTTCTACTGAAGAGTTACAAAAAAGAGCTAAACAAGTACATAAAAGTATACTACACAATTACGCTTTTTTTGATATTTCTACCATAGATAAGTTTACACACAGGCTTATTAGAACCTTTGCTAAGGATTTAAAAATACCTCAGAATTTTGAGGTTGTTTTAGATATAGAATTGTTGTTGTCTGAAGCTGTAGAAAGATTGCTAGCAAAAGCTGGTACAGATAAGCTTTTAACAAGCACGTTATTAGAATTTACTTTTGAGAAAATTGATGATGACAAAAGCTGGGATATTTCTTTTGATTTAAATAAAGTGGGTAAAATGTTGTTTAATGAAAACAACATAGAACACTTAAAAAGTTTTAAAACTAAAAGCATTACCAATTTTTTAGAACTTAAAAAAACGCTTTCGTCTACCATTAAAAATTTAGAAGATGCAGCTATACAAAAAGCAAAAACTGTAGATATTTTAATACAAACAGAAGGTATAGATGTTGCAGATTTCCCTAGGCAAACATTGCCAAATCATTTTAAAAAAATAGTAGAAGGTGAGTTTAGTTTACTTAAATTATATAAAAATAAACTAGGTGAAAATTTAGAACAGGGTAAAATATTTAAAGCTACCGTTAAAAATGCACCAGACCACATAGCTCCTATGTTGTTAGAAATTTATAACAGTGTAAAAAATACCATTTATCAAAGGGCAATGTATAAAAATGTGTACGCTAATCTTGTGCCATTAACTGTTTTAAATGAAATACAAAAAGAAATTAATGCTATTTGCAAAGAAAGAGATCAGTTAACTTTAGCATCTTTTAATGCAATAATTTCTAAAGAAATAAAAAACCAGCCAGCACCATTTATTTATGAGAGGCTTGGTGAAAAATACAGACACTATTTTGTAGATGAGTTTCAAGATACCTCAGAGCTTCAGTGGCAAAACTTAATACCATTAATAGGTAATGCTCTAGAAAGTTTAGATGATTATGGTAAAAAAGGATCACTTTTATTGGTTGGTGATGCCAAACAGGCTATTTACAGATGGCGTGGTGGTAAGGCAGAACAATTTATAAAGTTAACTAATAAAGAAGAATTGCCTTATGTTTTAGAACCAAAAACCACAGAACTACCAAGAAACTACAGGAGTTATTCAGAAATTATTAATTTCAACAATAACTTTTTTACCATTACAAGTAACTTGCTAAACAATACTGCTTATGCAGATTTGTATGTGTCTGGAAATAAGCAAGAAATAAACACAAAAACGGGTGGTTTGGTAACGTTGTCTTTTATTCCTAATGAAAAAGAGGAGCAAGATAACGACTTGTACTGTGAGTCGGTTTTAGAAACAATAACAGCGCTAACATCAGAAAAAAAATACAATTATAAAGATATTTGCATTTTAGTACGCTCTAACAACCACAGTTATGTGTTGGCAGATTTTTTAACATCTAAAGAAATTCCTGTAATATCATCAGAATCTCTGTTGCTAAAGAGTAGTGAAAAAGTAAGTTTTTTATTAAACCTTTTAACTTATAGTACGCAGCCTAAAGACAAAGACACAGCTTATGAAATTTTATATTTTTTGGCAGAGAAAGGTGAAGATACGCACCAATTTATACAAAAGCATTTAAACAGTTTAGAAGAGTTTTTATTACAGCAATATGGTTTTGCAATAGATAAATTAAAACAATTATCTGTTTTTGATGCTTTTGAAAAGGCTATTCATCAATTTAAACTAGCAGAAACATCAGATGCTTACCTTATTAGTTTAATGGATGAGGTTTTAGATGGAGAACAAAAAGACGGTGTTAGTGCCCAAACCTTTTTAACTTATTGGGACAAGAAAAAAGACAAATTATCATTAAAAGCACCAGACAATATTAATGCTGTGCAAATAATGACCGTGCATAAATCTAAAGGGTTAGAGTTTCCTATTGTAATTTTTCCGTTTGCCAATTCCTTTATATATGGTAAAGATGAAAAAATATGGCTGCCTGTAGATCCAGAGCAATTTAATGGTTTTTCAGAAGTATTAGTTACCAAAAAGCAAGAAATGGAACAATATGGAGACTTAGCGGCAAAACTATTTTTAGACGAACATAGTAAACAAGAGCTAGATGCCTTTAATGTATTGTATGTGGCATTAACCAGAGCAGTAAAAGCACTATATATAATAAGCAAAAAAGAGCTAAATACTAAAGGAGAACCTAGTGTTAACAAATATTCTGGTTTATTTATTAAATATTTGCAGCAACTGGGCTTGTGGTCAGACACACAATTAACCTATAGCTTTGGTAATTTGCAAATAGCAGAAGAAAGCACTGCTAAAGTAGAAAAGTTAAACCACATAAATTATCAATACTCTACTAAAGATAGGCCTAGTTTTAAAATACTTACCAAATCTGGTATGTTGTGGGAAACAGGCAGAGACGTAGCGTTAGAAAAAGGAAACTTAATACACCTGCTATTAAGTTATGTAAAAACTAAAAAAGATGTAGATAAGGCCATATCAATAGTAATAAGAGACGGACATTTAACTCCTTTAGATGTAGCAGTAACAAAACAAAAAGTACTTACTATAATAGAACACCCAGATTTAGCTAAATATTATAAAGAAGGAAATATTGTTAAGAATGAAAAGGATATAATTACAGCAGAAGGATTACTTTTGCGCCCAGATAGAGTTGTAATTAACACAAATAATGAGGCAACTGTTATAGATTACAAAACAGGTACACCAAATAATAGTTACCATCAACAAGTAAATAGTTATGCTTATGCACTAGAGGCTATGAATTATAAAGTAGTATCTAAGATAATAGTATATATAAATGATAATATAACTCCAGAATTTATAATTTAA
- a CDS encoding superoxide dismutase, whose translation MAFELPKLPYAYDALEPHIDARTMEIHHTKHHNGYTTKLNGAIEGTDLAGKPIEDILTNLDMSNGAVRNNGGGFYNHSLFWEVMSPNGGGEPTGELATAINDAYGSFDAFKEAFSTAAATRFGSGWAWLCVHKGGKVEVCSSPNQDNPLMPGVGCGGFPILGLDVWEHAYYLNYQNRRPDYIGGFFNVINWEKVSELYASNK comes from the coding sequence ATGGCTTTTGAATTACCAAAATTACCTTACGCATATGATGCGTTAGAACCACATATTGATGCAAGAACTATGGAGATTCACCATACTAAACATCACAACGGATACACAACTAAACTTAACGGTGCTATTGAAGGTACTGATTTAGCTGGGAAACCTATAGAAGATATCTTAACTAATTTAGATATGAGTAATGGTGCAGTACGTAACAACGGTGGTGGTTTTTACAATCACTCACTTTTTTGGGAAGTAATGTCTCCAAACGGTGGCGGAGAACCAACTGGCGAGTTAGCAACAGCTATTAATGATGCTTATGGTTCTTTTGATGCTTTTAAAGAAGCTTTTTCTACTGCAGCAGCAACTAGATTTGGTTCTGGTTGGGCTTGGTTATGTGTACATAAAGGTGGTAAAGTAGAGGTTTGTTCTTCTCCTAACCAAGATAACCCATTAATGCCTGGTGTTGGTTGTGGCGGTTTTCCTATTTTAGGATTAGACGTTTGGGAACATGCTTATTACTTAAATTACCAAAACAGAAGACCTGACTATATTGGTGGATTTTTTAATGTAATTAACTGGGAAAAAGTATCTGAACTTTACGCTAGTAACAAATAA